In Acidimicrobiia bacterium, one DNA window encodes the following:
- a CDS encoding class I SAM-dependent methyltransferase yields MQHSVDEALLSAQQDHWVATFAANSDMYGTDPSESAVAAADLFANNGITAVVELGAGQGRDTLYFAERGFHVHALDYASEAVEAIRAKTEEAGVAERVTVEHHDVREAMPFADDEVDACYSHMLFCMALTTPELERLSAEVRRVVRPGGLVVYTARTTADAHCGTGIPRGEDMYEHGGFIVHFFDRALIDKLASAFELVEVAEFVEGDLPRRLARVTMRVPEA; encoded by the coding sequence ATGCAGCACTCAGTCGACGAGGCGTTGCTGTCGGCCCAGCAGGATCACTGGGTGGCGACGTTTGCGGCCAACAGCGATATGTACGGTACCGATCCCAGCGAGTCAGCGGTCGCGGCTGCCGATCTCTTCGCAAACAACGGCATCACCGCCGTCGTGGAGCTCGGTGCCGGACAGGGGCGCGACACCCTCTACTTCGCCGAGCGGGGCTTCCACGTCCACGCTCTCGACTACGCATCCGAGGCCGTCGAGGCGATCCGGGCAAAGACGGAGGAGGCAGGCGTCGCCGAGCGGGTGACGGTTGAGCACCACGACGTACGCGAAGCGATGCCCTTCGCGGACGACGAGGTCGATGCCTGCTATTCGCACATGCTGTTCTGTATGGCGCTGACCACACCCGAATTGGAGCGCCTGTCAGCAGAAGTCCGGCGCGTCGTGCGGCCAGGCGGGCTGGTCGTCTACACCGCCCGTACGACGGCGGACGCCCATTGCGGCACCGGCATCCCACGCGGCGAAGACATGTACGAGCATGGCGGGTTCATCGTCCATTTCTTCGACCGGGCACTCATCGACAAGTTGGCCTCCGCGTTCGAACTGGTCGAGGTGGCCGAGTTCGTCGAAGGCGACCTGCCCCGCCGACTCGCGCGCGTGACGATGCGCGTTCCAGAGGCTTGA
- a CDS encoding Fic family protein — protein sequence MRFPTLDEVIACNELVREPDEASPSADDDDLDLVASALERARAIKESVDAAATLLFEITSAQGFFEGNKRTAVLIARWFLTINTDRDPDDLIRPDDRELGALLVRAARGEDVEHEVIELLRHRA from the coding sequence TTGAGGTTCCCCACCCTCGACGAAGTCATCGCGTGCAACGAGCTCGTACGCGAGCCTGACGAGGCATCACCCAGCGCAGACGATGATGATCTCGACCTCGTAGCCAGCGCGCTCGAACGTGCTCGTGCGATCAAGGAGTCAGTCGATGCTGCGGCGACGCTTCTCTTCGAGATCACCTCTGCTCAGGGATTCTTCGAAGGGAACAAGCGGACCGCGGTGTTGATCGCGCGGTGGTTCCTGACCATCAACACGGACCGCGATCCGGACGACCTCATCCGACCCGACGACCGAGAGCTCGGTGCTCTCCTAGTTCGAGCGGCACGCGGCGAGGACGTCGAACATGAAGTGATCGAATTGCTCCGTCACCGAGCTTGA